In Pseudomonas sp. GCEP-101, one DNA window encodes the following:
- a CDS encoding ABC transporter permease — translation MTPLQLNLPELALSALLIVAAAALSWALRLGLQRTLLISAVRLVVQLVLVGLFLRQVFALSSPWLTALVVAGMLGAATVEVGSRQRRRLAGFWHLGIGGGTVGVATLGIALFALASSLRPQPWYDPRHAIPLVGIILGTSMNAASLALNQVFASVTRERAAIEARLALGADRYTALGGVLRRALYTGLIPTLNQMAAAGIITLPGIMTGQILAGMDPLDAARYQILLMFLLAAAGFATALGAVWLSAWRLTDERDRLRLDRLRAED, via the coding sequence ATGACCCCGCTCCAGCTCAACCTGCCGGAACTGGCCCTCTCCGCGCTGCTGATCGTGGCCGCCGCCGCGCTGTCCTGGGCGCTGCGCCTGGGCCTGCAGCGCACGCTGCTGATCTCCGCCGTGCGCCTGGTGGTGCAGCTGGTGCTGGTGGGATTGTTCCTGCGCCAGGTGTTCGCCCTGTCCTCGCCCTGGCTGACCGCCCTGGTGGTGGCGGGCATGCTCGGCGCCGCCACCGTCGAGGTCGGCTCACGGCAGCGCCGGCGCCTCGCCGGCTTCTGGCACCTGGGCATCGGCGGCGGCACCGTCGGCGTCGCCACCCTGGGCATCGCCCTGTTCGCCCTCGCCAGCAGCCTGCGGCCGCAGCCCTGGTATGACCCACGGCACGCCATCCCGCTGGTGGGCATCATCCTCGGCACGTCCATGAACGCCGCGAGCCTCGCGCTGAACCAGGTGTTCGCCAGCGTCACCCGCGAACGCGCCGCCATCGAAGCGCGCCTGGCCCTCGGCGCCGACCGCTACACCGCGCTGGGCGGCGTGCTGCGCCGCGCGTTGTACACCGGGCTGATCCCGACGCTGAACCAGATGGCCGCCGCCGGCATCATCACCCTGCCGGGGATCATGACCGGGCAGATTCTCGCCGGCATGGACCCGCTGGACGCCGCGCGCTACCAGATCCTGCTGATGTTCCTGCTCGCCGCCGCCGGCTTCGCCACCGCCCTGGGCGCCGTCTGGCTGTCGGCCTGGCGGCTCACCGACGAGCGCGACCGATTGC
- a CDS encoding ABC transporter ATP-binding protein, which produces MNLPQIPLGPLQARELRGALSGPFDLELAPGRCTVLSGPSGIGKSLLLRMLADLDPNQGRVSLGGVSRESLPASTWRRLVTYVAAESGWWEDSVAAHFTDLDAVRPLLPQVNLDPALLQAQVLQLSTGERQRLALLRALVQQPRFLLLDEPTAALDPASRDAVEQLLRRQREQGMGLLWVSHDADQAQRLADIHLRLDEHGLHEDAP; this is translated from the coding sequence ATGAACCTTCCGCAAATTCCCCTCGGCCCGTTGCAGGCGCGCGAGCTGCGCGGCGCGCTCAGCGGGCCGTTCGATCTCGAGCTGGCGCCCGGCCGCTGCACGGTGCTCAGCGGGCCGTCGGGGATCGGCAAGAGCCTGTTGCTGCGCATGCTCGCCGACCTCGACCCGAACCAGGGCCGCGTCAGCCTGGGCGGCGTCAGCCGCGAGAGCCTGCCGGCCAGCACCTGGCGGCGCCTGGTCACCTACGTGGCGGCCGAGTCCGGCTGGTGGGAAGACAGCGTCGCCGCGCACTTCACCGACCTCGACGCGGTGCGCCCCCTGCTGCCGCAAGTGAACCTCGACCCGGCGCTGTTGCAGGCCCAGGTCCTGCAACTGTCCACCGGCGAACGGCAGCGCCTGGCGTTGCTCCGCGCCCTGGTGCAGCAGCCGCGCTTCCTGCTGCTGGACGAACCCACGGCGGCGCTCGACCCGGCCAGCCGCGACGCCGTCGAGCAGTTGCTGCGACGCCAGCGGGAACAGGGCATGGGCCTGCTGTGGGTCAGCCACGATGCGGACCAGGCGCAGCGCCTCGCCGATATCCACCTGCGGCTCGATGAGCATGGCCTGCATGAGGACGCCCCATGA
- a CDS encoding MFS transporter has translation MDSASAVSASAAPRTTSQRIKSIFSGSVGNLVEWYDWYVYAAFSLYFAKAFFPQGDMTAQLLNTAAIFAVGFLMRPIGGWLMGIYADRKGRKAALLASVLLMCFGSLIIALTPSYETIGVGAPILLVLARLLQGLSVGGEYGTSATYLSEMANKEQRGFFSSFQYVTLISGQLIALAVLIVLQQTLTTEQLESWGWRVPFFIGALCAVVAMFLRRGMEETESFATKKEEPKESLLRTLLRHPKEVLTVVGLTMGGTLAFYTYTTYMQKYLVNTVGMSKNDSTMISAATLFLFMLLQPIVGALSDKIGRRPILIAFGVLGTVFTYPILSTLHTIDTWWGAFFLIMAALVIVSGYTSINAVVKAELFPTEIRALGVGLPYALTVSIFGGTAEYVALWFKSIGMESGFYWYVTACIACSLLVYVTMKDTQKHSKITTD, from the coding sequence ATGGATAGCGCAAGCGCCGTCTCCGCTTCTGCCGCACCCCGCACGACTTCCCAGCGCATCAAGTCGATCTTCAGTGGCTCGGTCGGCAACCTGGTCGAGTGGTACGACTGGTACGTCTACGCCGCCTTCTCGCTGTACTTCGCCAAGGCCTTCTTTCCCCAGGGCGACATGACCGCCCAGTTGCTGAACACCGCCGCGATCTTCGCCGTGGGCTTCCTGATGCGCCCGATCGGCGGCTGGCTGATGGGCATCTACGCCGACCGCAAGGGCCGCAAGGCGGCGCTGCTGGCCTCGGTGCTGCTGATGTGCTTCGGCTCGCTGATCATCGCCCTGACCCCCAGCTATGAAACCATCGGCGTCGGCGCACCGATCCTGCTGGTGCTGGCGCGCCTGCTGCAGGGCCTGTCGGTGGGCGGCGAATACGGCACCTCCGCCACCTACCTGAGCGAGATGGCCAACAAGGAGCAGCGCGGCTTCTTCTCCAGCTTCCAGTACGTGACCCTGATCTCCGGCCAGCTCATCGCCCTGGCGGTGCTCATCGTGCTGCAGCAGACCCTGACCACCGAGCAGCTGGAAAGCTGGGGCTGGCGTGTGCCGTTCTTCATCGGCGCGCTGTGCGCGGTCGTGGCCATGTTCCTGCGTCGCGGCATGGAAGAGACCGAGTCCTTCGCCACCAAGAAGGAAGAGCCCAAGGAGAGCCTGCTGCGCACCCTGCTGCGCCATCCCAAGGAAGTGCTGACCGTGGTCGGCCTGACCATGGGCGGTACCCTGGCCTTCTACACCTACACCACCTACATGCAGAAGTACCTGGTGAACACGGTGGGGATGAGCAAGAACGACTCCACCATGATCTCGGCGGCCACGCTGTTCCTGTTCATGCTGCTGCAACCCATCGTCGGTGCGCTGTCGGACAAGATCGGCCGTCGCCCGATCCTGATCGCCTTCGGCGTGCTGGGCACCGTCTTCACCTACCCGATCCTCAGCACCCTGCACACCATCGACACCTGGTGGGGCGCGTTCTTCCTGATCATGGCCGCGCTGGTCATCGTCAGCGGCTACACCTCGATCAACGCCGTGGTGAAGGCCGAGCTGTTCCCCACCGAGATCCGCGCCCTGGGCGTGGGCCTGCCGTACGCGCTGACGGTGTCCATCTTCGGCGGCACCGCCGAGTACGTGGCGCTGTGGTTCAAGAGCATCGGCATGGAGAGCGGCTTCTACTGGTACGTCACCGCGTGCATCGCCTGCTCGCTGCTGGTGTACGTGACCATGAAGGACACCCAGAAGCACTCGAAGATCACCACCGACTGA
- a CDS encoding AraC family transcriptional regulator: MKGQAPELQRLIPVLDRLPRPVYARAERLRAGSWTSRHHHAWVQLSYAITGVLGVHTAQGSFFAPPQRAIWIPAYLDHEVVTSTQAEMRSLYIRDDACQWAPDRCRVLEVTPLARELIKSFCELPVDYPQGDSAESRLVQVLLDQLRELPEVAFSLPMPQEGRLLQLCQTLIDHPTDNHTLGDWAQRIGTSEKTLSRLFQRETGMTFRLWRQRQRLLASLGSLEAGDSVTAAALDCGYDSTSAYIASFKGLFGFTPGDLFRQR; encoded by the coding sequence ATGAAAGGACAAGCTCCCGAACTGCAACGCCTGATCCCGGTGCTGGACCGACTGCCGCGGCCGGTCTATGCGCGCGCCGAACGGCTCCGCGCGGGGTCCTGGACCAGTAGGCACCACCACGCCTGGGTGCAGTTGTCGTATGCCATCACCGGGGTGCTGGGTGTACACACGGCGCAGGGCAGCTTCTTTGCGCCGCCGCAGCGGGCGATCTGGATTCCGGCCTACCTCGATCACGAAGTGGTCACCTCGACCCAGGCGGAAATGCGCAGCCTGTACATCCGCGACGACGCCTGCCAGTGGGCGCCGGATCGCTGCCGTGTACTGGAGGTGACGCCGCTGGCGCGCGAGCTGATCAAGAGCTTCTGCGAGCTGCCGGTGGATTACCCACAGGGCGACAGCGCCGAGTCGCGGCTGGTCCAGGTGCTGCTGGACCAGTTGCGCGAGCTGCCGGAAGTGGCGTTCTCCCTGCCGATGCCGCAGGAGGGGCGGCTGCTGCAGCTGTGCCAGACGTTGATCGATCACCCCACCGACAACCACACCCTGGGTGACTGGGCGCAGCGCATCGGCACGTCGGAGAAGACCCTGTCGCGGCTGTTCCAGCGCGAGACCGGCATGACCTTCCGCCTCTGGCGCCAGCGCCAGCGCCTGCTCGCCTCCCTCGGCTCGCTGGAGGCCGGCGACAGCGTGACGGCGGCGGCGCTGGATTGCGGGTACGACTCCACCTCGGCCTATATCGCCTCGTTCAAGGGGTTGTTCGGGTTTACCCCGGGGGATCTGTTCCGCCAGCGGTAG
- a CDS encoding outer membrane protein OmpK has translation MTRTLASLLLAGGLLAAGQAIAGGEDLTPAPAVNDGPLIWHNESLTYLWGKNFKVDPPIQQTFTFESASAWTWGDIWFFVDQINYNGKESATNGKNTYYGEFSPRLSFGKITGADLSLGPVKDVLLATTYEFGEGDVESYLVGPGFDLALPGFDYFQLNFYYRKPDGNRVPSGAWQITPAWAITFPVGNSDILFDGFMDWVVNNKSASSSERNQSDYHANLHFNPQLKYDLGKSLGYEAKHLYVGIEYDYWSDKYGIKDSQYFTTDQNTVSALVKYHF, from the coding sequence ATGACTCGCACTCTCGCATCCCTGCTGCTCGCCGGCGGGCTGCTCGCGGCCGGGCAGGCCATCGCTGGCGGTGAAGACCTGACTCCGGCCCCGGCCGTCAACGATGGCCCGCTGATCTGGCACAACGAAAGCCTGACCTACCTGTGGGGCAAGAACTTCAAGGTAGATCCGCCGATCCAGCAGACCTTCACCTTCGAGAGCGCGAGCGCCTGGACCTGGGGCGACATCTGGTTCTTCGTCGACCAGATCAACTACAACGGCAAGGAAAGCGCCACCAACGGCAAGAACACCTACTACGGCGAGTTCAGCCCGCGCCTGTCGTTCGGCAAGATCACCGGTGCCGACCTGTCCCTGGGCCCGGTCAAGGACGTGCTGCTGGCCACCACCTACGAATTCGGCGAAGGCGACGTCGAGTCCTACCTGGTCGGCCCGGGCTTCGACCTGGCGCTGCCGGGCTTCGACTACTTCCAGCTGAACTTCTACTACCGCAAGCCCGACGGCAATCGCGTGCCGTCCGGCGCCTGGCAGATCACCCCGGCCTGGGCCATCACCTTCCCGGTGGGCAACTCCGACATCCTCTTCGACGGCTTCATGGACTGGGTCGTCAACAACAAGAGCGCCAGCTCCAGCGAGCGTAACCAGTCGGACTACCACGCCAACCTGCACTTCAACCCGCAGCTCAAGTACGACCTGGGCAAGTCCCTGGGCTACGAGGCCAAGCACCTGTACGTGGGTATCGAGTACGACTACTGGTCCGACAAGTACGGCATCAAGGATTCGCAGTACTTCACCACCGACCAGAACACCGTCAGCGCCCTGGTCAAGTACCACTTCTGA
- a CDS encoding TetR/AcrR family transcriptional regulator: protein MTLQVPAHTAPNGEKPAGRIRQKNEEAILTAAEEEFARHGFKGTSMNTIAQRVGLPKANLHYYFSNKLGLYVAVLSNILELWDSTFNHLTVDDDPAIALASYIRAKMEFSRRFPQASRVFAMEIISGGECLSEHFSQDYRTWFAGRAAVFQAWIDAGKMDAVDPVNLIFLIWSSTQHYADFATQIGFVTGRKRMSKQDFSDASDNLIRIILKGCGLTPPATA from the coding sequence ATGACCCTCCAGGTACCCGCCCATACCGCGCCCAACGGTGAAAAGCCCGCCGGCCGCATTCGGCAGAAGAACGAGGAAGCCATCCTCACCGCCGCCGAGGAAGAGTTCGCCCGCCACGGCTTCAAGGGCACCAGCATGAACACCATCGCCCAGCGCGTCGGCCTGCCCAAGGCCAACCTGCACTACTACTTCAGCAACAAGCTGGGGCTGTACGTGGCGGTGCTGAGCAACATCCTCGAGCTGTGGGACAGCACCTTCAACCACCTCACCGTGGACGATGACCCGGCCATCGCGCTGGCGAGCTACATCCGCGCGAAGATGGAGTTCTCCCGCCGCTTCCCGCAGGCCTCGCGGGTCTTCGCCATGGAGATCATCAGCGGTGGCGAATGCCTGTCCGAACATTTCAGCCAGGACTACCGCACCTGGTTCGCCGGCCGCGCCGCCGTGTTCCAGGCCTGGATCGACGCCGGCAAGATGGACGCGGTCGATCCGGTGAACCTGATCTTCCTGATCTGGAGCAGCACCCAGCACTATGCCGACTTCGCCACCCAGATCGGCTTCGTCACCGGGCGCAAGCGCATGTCCAAGCAGGACTTCAGCGATGCCAGCGACAACCTCATCCGCATCATCCTCAAGGGTTGCGGGCTGACGCCGCCGGCCACGGCATGA
- a CDS encoding IMPACT family protein has product MSFTLAGPAVYDEDIRKSRFHCVAAPIASEAEAQAFLAAHRDASAGHNCWAWKLGNQYRFSDDGEPGGTAGRPMLVAIEGQDMDRVVVMVSRWFGGIKLGTGGLARAYGGCAAKCLQDVPRIELVPSSRLAFDCNFAEHALFKARVLALGASVEDEAFGADGVRLTLNLPTTQVPALQKLLNDLSRGRLQARLLDD; this is encoded by the coding sequence ATGAGCTTCACCCTCGCCGGTCCTGCGGTGTACGACGAAGACATCCGCAAGAGCCGCTTCCATTGCGTCGCCGCGCCCATCGCCAGCGAGGCCGAGGCCCAGGCCTTCCTCGCCGCGCACCGCGACGCCAGCGCCGGGCACAACTGCTGGGCCTGGAAGCTGGGCAACCAGTATCGCTTCAGCGACGACGGCGAACCGGGCGGCACCGCCGGCCGGCCCATGCTGGTGGCGATCGAGGGGCAGGACATGGACCGCGTGGTGGTCATGGTCAGCCGCTGGTTCGGCGGCATCAAGCTCGGCACCGGCGGGCTGGCCCGTGCCTATGGCGGTTGCGCGGCGAAATGCCTGCAGGATGTCCCGCGCATCGAGCTGGTGCCCAGCAGCCGCCTGGCGTTCGACTGCAACTTTGCCGAGCACGCGCTGTTCAAGGCGCGGGTGCTGGCGCTGGGGGCCAGCGTCGAGGACGAAGCCTTTGGCGCGGACGGGGTTCGACTGACGCTGAACCTGCCGACCACCCAGGTCCCTGCGCTGCAGAAGCTGCTCAACGATCTCAGTCGCGGACGACTCCAGGCTCGTTTGCTGGACGACTGA
- a CDS encoding methyl-accepting chemotaxis protein produces the protein MTDMVATAVNEMGSTVQEIARNAEQAASASQQAREEAGQARRVVGGSLQVGQRMSGEIGEAAGAVGELAGQVASIDQVLAVIRGVSEQTNLLALNAAIEAARAGELGRGFAVVADEVRTLASRTQGSTDEILTIIQRLKDGAEAAVRSMQSGQQATGQSLAASEQASASLGAIADQVERISDINHQVATATEEQSAVTEEINRNVQGIADLAHATTREVQHGREQCRELRSLADDLARQMAQFRL, from the coding sequence ATGACCGACATGGTCGCCACGGCGGTGAACGAGATGGGCAGCACGGTGCAGGAGATCGCCCGCAACGCCGAACAGGCCGCCAGCGCATCGCAGCAAGCCCGCGAGGAAGCCGGGCAAGCGCGGCGCGTGGTCGGCGGCTCGTTGCAGGTGGGCCAGCGCATGTCCGGCGAGATTGGCGAAGCAGCCGGCGCCGTGGGCGAACTGGCGGGGCAGGTCGCGAGCATCGACCAGGTGCTGGCGGTGATCCGCGGTGTGTCCGAGCAGACCAACCTGCTCGCTCTCAACGCCGCCATCGAGGCGGCGCGCGCCGGCGAGCTGGGTCGCGGTTTCGCCGTGGTGGCCGACGAGGTGCGCACGCTCGCCAGCCGCACCCAGGGCTCCACAGACGAGATCCTGACGATCATCCAGCGCCTGAAGGACGGTGCGGAAGCGGCGGTGCGCTCGATGCAGTCAGGCCAGCAGGCCACCGGGCAGAGCCTGGCCGCCAGCGAACAGGCCAGCGCTTCGCTGGGCGCCATCGCCGACCAGGTGGAGCGCATCAGCGACATCAACCATCAGGTCGCCACGGCCACCGAGGAGCAGTCGGCGGTGACCGAGGAGATCAACCGCAACGTGCAGGGCATCGCCGACCTCGCCCATGCCACCACCCGGGAAGTGCAGCACGGCCGCGAGCAGTGCCGCGAGCTGCGCAGCCTGGCCGACGACCTGGCGCGGCAGATGGCACAGTTCCGTCTCTGA